Sequence from the Malaciobacter pacificus genome:
CTAGGTGTTTATTTGCTAGATAGATTAGCTGGTCTAGTGTGATACCTTGGGCAAATTTTGCGAACTTGTCCCCTTGGCTTGAACCTATCATGTCATTTAGTTTTACCCATACTTTAAAAGACTCTTTTTTCTTTTCTAGCTCTTTTATCTTATCTTCTGATTTTTTGATATTTTGGGCGTTTATTTCTAACTCTTTTTCTAAACTTCCTATGGCTTTTTGAAGTTCATCTATCGTAATTGATATTTCGTTTAGTTCTTCATTTACCTCATCAAGTTTTCGTACACTAAGATTTAGTTCTTTTTGCTCTTGAAGTTTGTTTGTTGTATCAGTTTTTAGTGTTTGTGTTTGTGTGTATTTATCTTCTATACTTTTACAAAAGCTTGATAGTGTTTCAAACTGCTCTTTGTCTAGTAGTGCTTTTTCAAATTCCTCTTTTGAAGTGAAGTTATACACTGCAAGTTCTTTTTCAAACTTTTGGTTTAACTCTTCTAGTGTATTTGTATCTTTTGATTGCTTTTCATCAAGGCTTAAAATTTGAGTACTTAGTGATTCATCTTTTGATTTTAGACTTGATAGTTCATTTTGTAAAGTGTTGTATTTTTTTATGATTGTGTTTATAGACTCAGTGATTGTTTTTTCAAACTCGTTTATATCCTCTACATCAAGTATTTGTTTACTTTGCTGTTTGTTTAAAGCTATTTGTTCACTTAGGTCTTTTTGTTCTTTGTTTATCTCTTCTATAGCACTTATGATAGTTTTTAGTTTTTGTTCATCACTTAGCTTTTGATTTACTGCATTTTGTAAACTATCTTTTTGTGTGTTTAGTTTATCTCTTTGCTCTCTTTGAGTGTTTAGTTCTTTTAGTTGCTCTTGGCACTTTTGTTTTTGTTCTTCTATGTTTGCTTTTGCATCACTATCTAGTTTGAATTCACTTTGGCTAAATTGCTCTTCTATAGTTTGTTTTGTAGTTTGTAGTTTTTGCTCTTGTAATGTTGAAGACTCTAGTTTTGAGTTTAATCTTACTATTGATAACTCTAGTTCTTTTTTGGCATCTTGTTCTTTTGCTAAGATTGATTCTTGCTCTTTTATCTTTTGTGTAGTTGTATCTATATCTACAACTATACTATCAGTGATATATGGATGCTCTACCGAACCACACAAGAAACACTCTTGCCCACTTTGTAGTTTTGCTCTGTCTTCTTCATAGTTTTTGATTAGTAGTTCTTTTTGCTTTGTTTGATTTAGGGCTTCTAGTGTTGTATTTATTTGGTTTAGTAGTTTTGATTTTTCATCATTTAGTTTTGTGTTTGCTTCTAGCTCTACTTTATACTTACTTTGTAGCTCTACCTCATCTTTTATATTCTTTAAAACTGTTTCATACTCTACTAGTGCTTTTTGAAGCTGCTCTAGGTTTGATAGTTTTGCTCTTGTACTATTTTCTTCACTTGATAGTTTAGTTGTACTCTCTTGTGCTTTGTTGTACTCTTCTACTTTTGCTTTAAACTCTTTTGTTAGCTCTTGTGTTTGTTTTATAAACTCTTGATACCTTTGATTTATTTGTGATTCATCTTCTAGTAATGTGTTTATATCTATACCAAATAGTTTTGCTAACTCTTGCTTTTGATTTAGTAGTTTGTTTTGAAGTTGCGAGTATGAGTTTTGATTTGCTTCTATTTTAGTGTTTAGAACTCTTACCTCTTTTAGTTTAGAACTATTTTGCTCATATGAGAGTTTCTCTTTTTCGTACTGCTCTTTTGTAGTGTTGTATTCTTCTGTTTTAGACTCACACTCTTTTTTGATATTTGTTGAGTTTACTTTTAGAGATTCTAGTGTTTGTTTATCTTGAGTAAGAGTATTTGATAGTATTGTCTTTTCTTTATATAGTGGTTGTATTTGTAAAGCTTTGTTTGC
This genomic interval carries:
- a CDS encoding SbcC/MukB-like Walker B domain-containing protein, which translates into the protein MKILKVKSLNINSLKGEFEIDFEKFLQDESLFAITGPTGAGKSTILDIITCAMYGRTARLQSPPNDLMSRHTGECLCEVEFEVKANRYLCSWSQKRARKNPNGNFQTAKMEIVDLQTNKILESKLREVPKVVEELSGLDFDRFVQSMMLAQGSFDAFLKAKENERSNLLEKITGTYIYKQISQEIYNTYANKKKEIDTDTIALGSIELLEKDELEEKTNKLTQSKEEKQNLDTKEKELKTISSWLEGLKKLETDSIKYTQEFEEISKQKEQNKEQFTKLDLANKALQIQPLYKEKTILSNTLTQDKQTLESLKVNSTNIKKECESKTEEYNTTKEQYEKEKLSYEQNSSKLKEVRVLNTKIEANQNSYSQLQNKLLNQKQELAKLFGIDINTLLEDESQINQRYQEFIKQTQELTKEFKAKVEEYNKAQESTTKLSSEENSTRAKLSNLEQLQKALVEYETVLKNIKDEVELQSKYKVELEANTKLNDEKSKLLNQINTTLEALNQTKQKELLIKNYEEDRAKLQSGQECFLCGSVEHPYITDSIVVDIDTTTQKIKEQESILAKEQDAKKELELSIVRLNSKLESSTLQEQKLQTTKQTIEEQFSQSEFKLDSDAKANIEEQKQKCQEQLKELNTQREQRDKLNTQKDSLQNAVNQKLSDEQKLKTIISAIEEINKEQKDLSEQIALNKQQSKQILDVEDINEFEKTITESINTIIKKYNTLQNELSSLKSKDESLSTQILSLDEKQSKDTNTLEELNQKFEKELAVYNFTSKEEFEKALLDKEQFETLSSFCKSIEDKYTQTQTLKTDTTNKLQEQKELNLSVRKLDEVNEELNEISITIDELQKAIGSLEKELEINAQNIKKSEDKIKELEKKKESFKVWVKLNDMIGSSQGDKFAKFAQGITLDQLIYLANKHLEILSPRYELQRGLDSSKLLEIEICDGFQGDVVRPVNTLSGGESFIVSLSLALGLSSLASQKISIDSLFLDEGFGTLDADSLELALNALNQLQSSGKMVGVISHVEALKERIPLQIKVEPKGDGTSGLDLS